Sequence from the Malaciobacter pacificus genome:
TTCCATAATAGGCAATAGTACTTCTTGTTGATTTTTTGATAGTCTATGTACTTCATCTATAAAAATTAAAGGTTTAATTAAAGCATTTTTATATCTATCAAATACTTTACGTAAATCTTCTACTTTTATTGATGTTGCATTAAAATAGTAGTAATCAGTTCCTATCTCTTTTGCAATAATTTTTGCTAGTGTTGTTTTACCAGTTCCAGGTTTTCCATAGAAAAATAAATGGGGGATATCTTTTTGTTTTATGAGTTTATATAAGGCTTTGTCTTTTGAAATTATGTGAGATTGACCAACAAAAGTTTCTAAACTTGTTGGTCTATATTTATTAGCTAAGTCCTGCATTTTCTTCGTTCATAAATATTCTAAGATTTTTATACTCTTCTCTTGTTAAGAATCTTGACTTTCCAGTTGGAAGGTTATTTAATGAAATTCCTCCAAATTCTAATCTTTTTAAATCCATAACATCTAAGTTAAAGTGTGCAAAGAATCTTCTTAGTTCCCTATTCTTACCTTCATTAATCACTACTTTAACTCTAGAAAAGTTTTGTTCATTTCTTTGAATATCATATGCTAAAAATGGAGCAAAAGTCATTCCTTTTATTTTACTATCTTTATGACCTCCACTTGAAGCATCTTCAAGTACTAAACCATTTTGCATAGCCTCTTCTACTTTTTTAGATATAAAACCATTTACTTTGATTTTATATACTCTTTCTAAATCTGAGTGAACAACAGTGTTTAAAATGTCAACAGAGTCTGTTAAAAGCAATAAACCCTCTGATGCATAGTCAAGTCTACCTATTGGTAAAAAGTGCTTATATTTGCTTCCTAGAGAGTCAAAAATAGTTTTTCTACCTTGAGGGTCACTCTTAGATACAATTTCTCCTTTAGGTTTGTTATATACTATAACTGTAGCAATTCTATTTTTATCTTCTTTTATAACTCTTTTACCAACTAAAACCTTATCATTATTTGAAACTTTAGTAGCAAGATTTGTAACAGGTTTACCATTTACTGTAACTCTACCCTCTTCTATAAGTTTGTCAGCTTCTCTTCTTGAGTATCCACTATTGTGTGAAATGAATTTATTAAGTCTAACTAATTCATTTTGTATTTTATTGTTTTTCATTTATTTTATTCCAGCTTCTACTAAATCATGAATATGTAAAACTCCAACTAGTTTATTATCATCATCAGTTACAATTAAAAGTTGGATTTTGAAATCTTCAATTACTTTCAATGCATCACTAGCTAAAAGGTTTTTATTATTCAATGTTTTTGGATTCATAGTTGCAATATCTTCTACATTACAATCTATTGAAAAATCATTTTCCATTAGGGCTCTTCTTAAGTCACCATCACTTAAAAGTCCTACTACCCTATTTTGATCATCAGTAATTATAACACTACCTATTCTTCCTGCACTCATTTCAACTATTGCATCTTTTAGTTTAGTTTCACGTGAAACAATAGGAAGATTTTCTTTTCTTAATAAGTCTTCAACTTTAACAAAAAGTTTCTTCCCTAAGCTACCACCTGGATGAAATGATGCAAAATCTTCTTTTTGGAAGTTTCTTTTTTTCATTAAACATACAGCAAGAGCATCACCCATAGCCATTGTTAATGTAGTTGAAGAAGTTGGTGCTGTGTCAAGTGGACAAGCCTCTTTTTCAACTGAAATATTAATAAATACATCTGAGTATTTAGCTAGTGTTGAGTTTTCATTTCTTGCCATTGCAATTAAAGGAATATTAAATCTTTTTAGGTGAGGTAAAATCTGAACTAATTCTTCACTCTCTCCACTATAAGAAATTCCAAGAACAATATCATTTTTACCAATCATTCCTAAATCACCATGCATAGCTTCAGTTGGATGAAGAAAAAATGAACTAGTACCAGTACTTGCTAGTGTTGCAGCAATTTTTGTACCAACAAGACCTGATTTACCAACTCCAGTTATAATTAACTTACCTTTAGAGTTGATTATTAAATCAATTGCTTTTTCAATATCAAAAGAGATATTAGCAGCTGCTTTTTCAATCTCTTTTGCTTCTGTTAATAAAACATCTTTAATAATCTCTTTAAAGTTCATTTTTATCCTTAATAAAAAATTTATTGAACAAAGATTGTAGGAACAATCATAGGGTATTTTTTGTATTTTCTAATACAGTGTTTTCTTACAACTTTTCTTAATTCATCTTCTAAGATTCTGTTATTTTTAAATATTCCTGGTTTTACATTTGCTAAGAATGTAGTTAATAAATCCTCAATCTCTTTTGAGAAGAATTTATCTTGTTTATCAGGAACAAGACCAAATGATGTAACTTTTGGTCTTTGAGCTAATGTTCTATCATTTTCATTGATTTGAGCAACAATCATAACAACACCCTCGTTTGCCATAGTTTGTCTATCAATTACAATATCATCAGAAATTTTGTGATTCAATTGATTATCAATATATACTTTACCAGTTTTAACAGTTTTTACTTTTTTAAGATATTTTGGAGTTACTTCAATTTGCTCACCATCACTCATAATGTAAACATTTCTTTCTAATACACCACAATCAATACCTGTTTGTCCATGTTTTAAAGCGTGGTTGTACTCACCATGAACTGGCAAGAAGAATTTTGGTTTTACAAGTCTTAGCATTAATTTTTGCTCTTCTTGTGCAGCATGTCCTGAAACGTGAATATCACCGTAATCTTGATAAGCAACTTTTGCACCAGCTTTTAATAGGTGATTTATAATTCCAGATACACTTGCTTCATTTCCTGGAATTGCTTTAGCTGATAATATAATTTGATCATCAGGTTTAATCTTAATATGTCTATGCTCATGAATTGCCATTCTATAAAGTGCAGACATTGATTCTCCTTGAGAACCAGTAGTTACAATTAAAACCTCTTTGTCATTATATTTATTTACTTCATGGGCATCAATAAATTGATCTTTAGGGAATTTAATATATCCTAAAGTCATAGCTAAATCTAAGTTTTTCTCCATAGATCTACCAATAACACAGATTTTTCTACCAAATGTAATAGCTCTTTCAATTGCTTGTGCAACTCTGTGAATATTTGAAGAGAAAGTTGACATAATCACCCTACCCTTAGCACCTGCAAATAGTCTATCAAATGTAGGACCAACTGTTTTTTCAGTTCTAGTAAATCCTGGTGCATGTGAATTTGTAGAATCAGATGTTAATAATAAAACACCCTTCTCTCCATAATAAGCGAGCCTATGTAAATCTGTTGGGAAACCATCATATGGAGTATGGTCTATTTTAAAGTCCCCAGTGTGAATCATAGTTCCAGCTTCAGTTGTAACAGCAATTGCAGAAGAGTCAATAATTGAGTGAGTAATATGCATCCACTCTACTTCAAACTCATTTCCTATTTTAATAGGTCTTCTTTTTTGTACAGCTCTAAATAAAGATCTATGTTCTCTCATTTTATGTTCATCAAATTTTGAACCAATCATTTCAAGTGGTAATGATGTTCCATAAACTGGAAATTGCATCTCTTTAAATAAATATGGCATTGCACCAATATGGTCTTCGTGACCGTGAGTAATAACAATACCAACAATCTTATCTTTGATTTCTCTAATGTAAGTGAAATCAGGAATTAAGATATCAACACCGTGCATATCCTCATCAGGGAAACTCATACCAACATCAACGATAATTGCTTCATTCTGAGTTTCAATTACCATCATATTTCCACCAATTTCACCTAATCCTCCAAGTGGAGTAATTTTAAGTTTAGCAGTAGTGTTTAAGTTTAATTTATAGTGTGGATTTAATCTATCTCTATGAATCTTTTCATTTATAATGTATGCTTTTTTAAGGTCATTAATCCAACCCTCTTTTGGTCCCCCTACTGGACCTTTTTTAGTGTTGTTTGGTCTTGGCTTTCTTTTTTTATTGTATGGTGTTCTTTTTTTATTTTCACCATTTTGTTGAGCATTTTCAGTAGTTTCATTTTTTGAAACTTCATTTTGTTTGTTATCAGTGTTATTTGTAGTTGGGTTTTCTTGAACTACAACAGTTTCCTCAGTTTTTATTTCTTCCATTTCTTACCTTTGTATGCAATTGGCTATACAAAGATGAACTTACTTCATGAGGTCTAATATTGTCATTTATATCAAGTTCTTCAAAAAGCTCAGATATTATTGATTTGTCAACTATTGACGAAAGATTTTTTGAAAGCTTCTTTCTTGGTTGTGTGAAACAGGCCTTTAAAAAGTCTTTAAAACTTTTATCAATAGTTTTGTTCATATCTTTTCTAATATAAAGAATTGAAGACATTACTTTTGGAGGTGGGTTAAATGACTCAGGAGGTACATCAAATAGTATCCTAGAATCAACTCCTAAGGTTTCAGTAATAATTGCTAAAGATGAGTACTCTTTTTCATTCACTCGCGCAGTGAATTTTTGAGCAACCTCTTTTTGAACCATTACAATAATATGTTCACAGTTTTTGTCTTCAAATGCTCTTAATATAATGTTTGTCGCAATATAGTATGGTAAGTTTGCAATTAAGTCATATTTACCATTATGAAGACTTCCTTGTTTATCCCAAGCTTCTAAAACGTCAGTGTGGATCAGTTTTAGTTTTTCTTCATTTAATTGTATTGCGAATTTAGACTTTAGAATACCAATAAGATCAGTATCCACTTCATAAGCAGTCATATCTTTGTACTTGACTAATTTCTCGGTCAAATCACCTAAGCCAGGCCCAATTTCTACGATGTAGTTATTGTTGTTGGGCATCGATTGGATGATCCTATCCAAAACTGTTGTATCAATTAAAAAGTTTTGTCCGAATTTCTTTTTTGCTATTACATTTTCCATTAGTAGCAAGAGTATATCTGTATTTAACTTACAATTAGATAAGATATTAGTACATATTATTAAGGATTTTATTTGAGTAGTTTTGCAAAAAGAATAATTCCATGTTTGGATGTTGATAACGGAAGAGTAGTAAAAGGTGTTAATTTTGTAGGTTTAAGAGATGCAGGAGACCCTGTAGAAGTTGCAAAAAGATATAATAATGAAGGTGCTGATGAAATAACTTTTCTTGATATTACAGCAAGTCATGAAAATAGAGGAACAATAGTTGATATTGTTAAAGAAGTTGCAAAAGAGGTTTTTATTCCTTTAACTGTTGGTGGAGGAATTAGAAAGCTTGAAGATATATATTCACTTTTAAATGTTGGATGTGATAAAGTTTCAATAAACTCTTCTGCTGTAACAAACCCTGATTTAATTAATGAGGCTGCAAAAAGATTTGGCTCTCAATGTATTGTTACTGCAATTGATGTAAAAAAAGTTGCTGATGGTTCTTATCATGTTTTTGTAAAAGGTGGTAGAGAAGATACAGGACTTGATGCCCTATCTTGGGCAAAAGAGGTATATGATAGAGGTGCAGGTGAAATTCTTTTAACTTCAATGGATACTGATGGCGCTAAAACAGGGTTTGAATTAAATATTACTGAGCAAATTTCTAAACTTGTTGATATTCCAGTTATTGCTTCAGGTGGTGCTGGAACAATGGAACATATGAAAGAGGCTTTTGAACATGGAGCTAGTGCAGCATTAGCAGCATCAATTTTTCACTTTAAAGAGATTGATATTATGGATTTAAAACACTATTTAAAAGATAATGGAATACCAGTAAGGATATAAGATGAAGAGATTTTTATTAGCTATATTTATTTTACCAGTTGTACTTTTTTCCTATGAAATTAATTTTAGTAAATCATTCACAACAAGTGTAAGCCCAGATTTATTAACAACATATGTAGATGTATCAATTTTTGATGAAAAAGAGAGAGTAATAAATAGTGAAATTGAAAAATTTAATGATTTTTTTAAAGAGTATGACGAAGTTGTAATAAAAGATGGAAGATATAATTTAAGCCCAAGATACAAATATATAAATAATAAACAAATTTTTACAGGTTATATTGGAAGTTTAAGATATAAAATAGAATCAAATAGTGCGAAAAATATAAATGAATTTATTAATCAGATTCTTGAACTAAAAGATAGATCAAAAAATGATGAACTTAAATTAAATATTTCAAATATTAATTGGAATGTTAGTAATGAATTATATAATAAAAACCTAGATAATTTAAGAATTGAATCAATTTTATGGATTAATGATTACGCAAAGTCTTTATCAAATAAAATTTCAAAAAGATGTTCTGTTGAAAAAATAGATATAAACTCAGTTAACAGAGGAAATATTTATATGGCTAGAGAAAGTGTAGTAATGAGTGCAAAAGTTGCAAGTGATGTGACACCTGCAAGTAGTGACGAAAATATCACAATAAACCCAAGCTTTGTTTTGGAGTGTAAATAATGATTATTTGTGCTGGAAGAAATGAAACCTTTCCATTTGCAAGACCTATGGGAGTAGGTTTAGTAGAAACCGCAATTAATTTAACACAACAGTGTTTATTTGATAAGCCAGATTATTTACTTTTTATTGGAAGTGCTGGAAGTTATGGAGAAAAAAAGATTTTTGATATTGTTGAATCAAAAAGAGCAAGTAATATAGAACTTGGATTTTTGACACAAAGTGCATATACTCCTTTGGATAATGTACTTGAATCTGATAATAAATTTGCAAGAAATGACACTATAGTTAATAGTTCAAATTATATTTCAACAAATAAAAAACTTACAAAAGAGTATTTAGATTATGGTGTTGGAATTGAAAATATGGAGTTTTTTTCAGTTTTAAGTGTTGCAAAAAAGTTTGAGATACCAGTTGCTGGAATATTTGTAGTTACAAACTATACAGATGAAAATGCCCATGAAGATTTCGTAAAAAATCATGAAGAAGCAAAAAATATACTAACTAAATACTTAATAGAAAAAAATATTATTAAATAAAATTGGATTAAAATATAAATGGCAAAATTTGAAGAAATATCTATATATGACTATAGTTTAGATGAATTAAAAGAGATGTTAAAACCATCATTTAGAGCAAAGCAGGTTTATAATTGGCTTTATAAAAAATATGCTAACTCTTATGATGATATGAAAAATATTCCAAATGAATTAAAAGAGGAATTAAAAGAGAAATATCCAATTGATATTATGCAAATTGTAAAAAAAGAGCAAAGTAGAGATGGAAGTATTAAATATCTTTTTAAATTAAGAGATGGACATACTGTTGAAGCAGTATTACTTTTAATGAAGAAAAAGAAAAAAGATGAAGATGGAAATATCGTAAGAAGTGAACAATATACTGTTTGTATCTCATCACAAGTAGGGTGCAAAGTAGGGTGTACATTCTGTTTGACTGCAAAGGGTGGATTTGTTAGAAATCTTACAGTTGGAGAATATATAGCTCAAATTGTAAATATCAAAAGAGATAATGAAATTCCTGAAAACAAATCCCTAAATATTGTTTATATGGGAATGGGTGAACCACTTGATAACTTTGAAAACTTTACTAAAGCAGTTCAAATATTCTCAGATGAAGAAGGACTTGCAATTAATAGAAGAAGACAAACAGTTTCAACTTCAGGGGTTGCAAGTAAGATTAAAAAATTAGGTGAAAAAGATTTAGGAATGCAACTTGCTATCTCACTTCATGCAGTTGATGATGAGTTAAGAAGTGAGCTTATTCCTATGAATAAAGCTTATAATATCGCTTCAATCATTGAAGCAGTAAAAGCATTTCCTGTGGATACAAGAAAAAAAGTTATGTTTGAATATTTAGTAATCAAAGGTAAAAATGATTCTATTGAAGCAGCAAGAAAATTAATCACACTTTTAAATGGAATTCAAGCAAAAGTAAATTTAATTTACTTTAATCCATATCCTGGAACTACATATCAGAGACCTGAAGAAAAAGATATGATAAAATTCAAAGATTATTTAAATGATAGAGGTCTTATTTGTACTATTAGAGAGTCAAAAGGTCTTGATATCAGTGCTGCTTGTGGGCAGTTAAAAGAGAAGGAAGCAAATGGCAACACTTGAGATAGCTTTATTAATATTTATCGTGGTAGTTGTAGTAGTATCAGGGGTAGGATTTTATATATTTAACAAAAATGAAGAGGAGAAGTAATTAAATGGCAATTACAAGATTTGCACCAAGTCCAACAGGATATTTACATATTGGAGGATTAAGAACAGCTTTATATAGCTATCTTTGGGCTAAAAAAACTGGTGGTGAATTTAAATTAAGAATTGAAGATACTGATAATGCAAGAAATAATGAAGATGCGGTAAAAGCTATCTTAGAAGCATTTGAATGGGTTGGAATGCCAAGTGACTGTGAAATTGAATACCAATCAAAAAGAATAGATATTTATAAAAAATATATTGCTCAATTATTAGAAGAAGGTAAAGCATACAAGTGTTATATGAGTAGAGATGAACTTGATGCATTAAGAGCTTCACAAGAAGCAGCTAAGCAAAATCCTAGATATGATGGAACTTGGAGACCAGAAGAAGGTAAAGTACTTCCTGAAATTCCTGAAGGAGTTGAGCCAGTTATTAGAATAAAAGCTCCACTTGAGGGAAAAATTGAGTTTGAAGATGGTGTAAAAGGTAAAATGTCTTTTGATGCTAATCAAGTAGATGATTTTGTAATTGCTAGAGCAAATGGAATGCCTATTTATAACTTTGTTGTAGCTATTGATGATCATTTAATGGGAATGACAGATGTATTAAGAGGAGATGATCACTTATCAAATACTCCTAAACAAATCGTAATTTACAATGCTTTAGGTTTTGATGTACCAAAATTCTATCATATGCCAATGATTAACAATCCTGCTGGTAAGAAGTTATCTAAAAGAGATGGTGCAATGGATGTTATGCAGTATAAAAGAGATGGATATTTACCTGAAGCACTTTTAAACTTTTTAGTAAGACTTGGTTGGTCAAATGGTGATCAAGAAATCTTCTCAATGGATGAAATGTTAGAACTATTTGATCCTAATAATATTAATAAATCAGCATCTGCTTATAATGCAGAAAAACTTTTATGGTTAAATGCTCATTATATTAAAAATGTATCAAATGAAAGATTAGCAAAAGAGTTAGAGTTTTTTGATTGTAACTTAGAAG
This genomic interval carries:
- the rsmA gene encoding 16S rRNA (adenine(1518)-N(6)/adenine(1519)-N(6))-dimethyltransferase RsmA — encoded protein: MENVIAKKKFGQNFLIDTTVLDRIIQSMPNNNNYIVEIGPGLGDLTEKLVKYKDMTAYEVDTDLIGILKSKFAIQLNEEKLKLIHTDVLEAWDKQGSLHNGKYDLIANLPYYIATNIILRAFEDKNCEHIIVMVQKEVAQKFTARVNEKEYSSLAIITETLGVDSRILFDVPPESFNPPPKVMSSILYIRKDMNKTIDKSFKDFLKACFTQPRKKLSKNLSSIVDKSIISELFEELDINDNIRPHEVSSSLYSQLHTKVRNGRNKN
- the gltX gene encoding glutamate--tRNA ligase; its protein translation is MAITRFAPSPTGYLHIGGLRTALYSYLWAKKTGGEFKLRIEDTDNARNNEDAVKAILEAFEWVGMPSDCEIEYQSKRIDIYKKYIAQLLEEGKAYKCYMSRDELDALRASQEAAKQNPRYDGTWRPEEGKVLPEIPEGVEPVIRIKAPLEGKIEFEDGVKGKMSFDANQVDDFVIARANGMPIYNFVVAIDDHLMGMTDVLRGDDHLSNTPKQIVIYNALGFDVPKFYHMPMINNPAGKKLSKRDGAMDVMQYKRDGYLPEALLNFLVRLGWSNGDQEIFSMDEMLELFDPNNINKSASAYNAEKLLWLNAHYIKNVSNERLAKELEFFDCNLEGHDKKEMLLDLCKERAQTLIELKDAINNILEVPTEYDAKGTKKFVKEGTIEMLNDYLALLEANKDSLHLAPDYEAITKPFIEENGLKFPQLFQPIRIALTGGTQAPSVYDITAILGFEETKSRINSAISKNFGKE
- the rlmN gene encoding 23S rRNA (adenine(2503)-C(2))-methyltransferase RlmN, which produces MAKFEEISIYDYSLDELKEMLKPSFRAKQVYNWLYKKYANSYDDMKNIPNELKEELKEKYPIDIMQIVKKEQSRDGSIKYLFKLRDGHTVEAVLLLMKKKKKDEDGNIVRSEQYTVCISSQVGCKVGCTFCLTAKGGFVRNLTVGEYIAQIVNIKRDNEIPENKSLNIVYMGMGEPLDNFENFTKAVQIFSDEEGLAINRRRQTVSTSGVASKIKKLGEKDLGMQLAISLHAVDDELRSELIPMNKAYNIASIIEAVKAFPVDTRKKVMFEYLVIKGKNDSIEAARKLITLLNGIQAKVNLIYFNPYPGTTYQRPEEKDMIKFKDYLNDRGLICTIRESKGLDISAACGQLKEKEANGNT
- a CDS encoding SIMPL domain-containing protein, with translation MKRFLLAIFILPVVLFSYEINFSKSFTTSVSPDLLTTYVDVSIFDEKERVINSEIEKFNDFFKEYDEVVIKDGRYNLSPRYKYINNKQIFTGYIGSLRYKIESNSAKNINEFINQILELKDRSKNDELKLNISNINWNVSNELYNKNLDNLRIESILWINDYAKSLSNKISKRCSVEKIDINSVNRGNIYMARESVVMSAKVASDVTPASSDENITINPSFVLECK
- a CDS encoding pseudouridine synthase, with the protein product MKNNKIQNELVRLNKFISHNSGYSRREADKLIEEGRVTVNGKPVTNLATKVSNNDKVLVGKRVIKEDKNRIATVIVYNKPKGEIVSKSDPQGRKTIFDSLGSKYKHFLPIGRLDYASEGLLLLTDSVDILNTVVHSDLERVYKIKVNGFISKKVEEAMQNGLVLEDASSGGHKDSKIKGMTFAPFLAYDIQRNEQNFSRVKVVINEGKNRELRRFFAHFNLDVMDLKRLEFGGISLNNLPTGKSRFLTREEYKNLRIFMNEENAGLS
- a CDS encoding purine-nucleoside phosphorylase; protein product: MIICAGRNETFPFARPMGVGLVETAINLTQQCLFDKPDYLLFIGSAGSYGEKKIFDIVESKRASNIELGFLTQSAYTPLDNVLESDNKFARNDTIVNSSNYISTNKKLTKEYLDYGVGIENMEFFSVLSVAKKFEIPVAGIFVVTNYTDENAHEDFVKNHEEAKNILTKYLIEKNIIK
- a CDS encoding KpsF/GutQ family sugar-phosphate isomerase encodes the protein MNFKEIIKDVLLTEAKEIEKAAANISFDIEKAIDLIINSKGKLIITGVGKSGLVGTKIAATLASTGTSSFFLHPTEAMHGDLGMIGKNDIVLGISYSGESEELVQILPHLKRFNIPLIAMARNENSTLAKYSDVFINISVEKEACPLDTAPTSSTTLTMAMGDALAVCLMKKRNFQKEDFASFHPGGSLGKKLFVKVEDLLRKENLPIVSRETKLKDAIVEMSAGRIGSVIITDDQNRVVGLLSDGDLRRALMENDFSIDCNVEDIATMNPKTLNNKNLLASDALKVIEDFKIQLLIVTDDDNKLVGVLHIHDLVEAGIK
- a CDS encoding ribonuclease J encodes the protein MEEIKTEETVVVQENPTTNNTDNKQNEVSKNETTENAQQNGENKKRTPYNKKRKPRPNNTKKGPVGGPKEGWINDLKKAYIINEKIHRDRLNPHYKLNLNTTAKLKITPLGGLGEIGGNMMVIETQNEAIIVDVGMSFPDEDMHGVDILIPDFTYIREIKDKIVGIVITHGHEDHIGAMPYLFKEMQFPVYGTSLPLEMIGSKFDEHKMREHRSLFRAVQKRRPIKIGNEFEVEWMHITHSIIDSSAIAVTTEAGTMIHTGDFKIDHTPYDGFPTDLHRLAYYGEKGVLLLTSDSTNSHAPGFTRTEKTVGPTFDRLFAGAKGRVIMSTFSSNIHRVAQAIERAITFGRKICVIGRSMEKNLDLAMTLGYIKFPKDQFIDAHEVNKYNDKEVLIVTTGSQGESMSALYRMAIHEHRHIKIKPDDQIILSAKAIPGNEASVSGIINHLLKAGAKVAYQDYGDIHVSGHAAQEEQKLMLRLVKPKFFLPVHGEYNHALKHGQTGIDCGVLERNVYIMSDGEQIEVTPKYLKKVKTVKTGKVYIDNQLNHKISDDIVIDRQTMANEGVVMIVAQINENDRTLAQRPKVTSFGLVPDKQDKFFSKEIEDLLTTFLANVKPGIFKNNRILEDELRKVVRKHCIRKYKKYPMIVPTIFVQ
- the hisF gene encoding imidazole glycerol phosphate synthase subunit HisF, translating into MSSFAKRIIPCLDVDNGRVVKGVNFVGLRDAGDPVEVAKRYNNEGADEITFLDITASHENRGTIVDIVKEVAKEVFIPLTVGGGIRKLEDIYSLLNVGCDKVSINSSAVTNPDLINEAAKRFGSQCIVTAIDVKKVADGSYHVFVKGGREDTGLDALSWAKEVYDRGAGEILLTSMDTDGAKTGFELNITEQISKLVDIPVIASGGAGTMEHMKEAFEHGASAALAASIFHFKEIDIMDLKHYLKDNGIPVRI